The Victivallis sp. Marseille-Q1083 DNA window CGGATAAAATGCACCACTTCCGCGTCTTCGCGGATGTTCAGGCGCAACTGCGCCTGGACGTTGCTCTGGCTGTAAGCCGGATTGTCGTTGGAAGTGGGCTGCTGGTTGGCGAGTGCCGGGAAAGCGGCCGGCAGCAGCAGGGCTGTCAAAGTTGATTTCCACCGCATCGGTTATCGCTCCTCCGGGTTGACCAGTTCGGAAGCCGCCAGCAGCTTACCGGTGACGGCGGCAATTTCGGCATCCGGATGCAGCAATTCGGCTTTGACCGCAACGAAATAGAAATGTTTCTCTGTAGTCCGCGTCGTCGTGCCGAAGAGATATTTCAGCACCGGCAGCTCACAGAGGAACGGAACGCCGATGGTCTGTTCAACCTCCTCTTCCCGGACCCAGCGGGACAGCAGCCGTTCGGCGCCGGTTTGAATGGAAAAGGCGCCGATGGTCGTCACCGTTTCATAAAGCTCATTGCCGTGATTGTCCCGTTCGACAACATTTTGCATCTCCAGCGTATAGAAAAAATTCAGCACGCCGCACTGTGCGGCATAATCCGCTTCGCTGTAGCCGAGCTGCCCGGTCTTCCGGTCGGTCTTGCCCGACAGCGCAATCACCGGCTCGGTGACGGTCAACTCCAATTTGTCATTGGCGGAAGCCGCAACCGCGCTGGCAAATTTGTCATCTTTGACCAGGTTCTGATAGGCGGGCGTAAATTTGAGTTTCGCATCGTGCCCGGTGGCGATCGAGAGGCTGGCGCTGGTGGCCAGCCGCGCCCTGCCGTCCTGCTGCAGCAACCGCACGAATGAAAAATCGAAAGACGGCGCGAACAGGAAAAAACCGTACGGCCCAAAGGAATTTTCCAGCGCCGAGCCTTCCAGAAAAGTCGCACCGGCCTCGAAAAGGTTCAACCCCGGTCCATTTTTCCAGGCCAGATAATCGATGCCCAGGTCCCTGAGGCTGCTCTCCCGGACGTCGTAAACCTTCAGCGAAATGGTAAACTGCGGCACCGGCCGGTCCAGCCAGGCGAGATATTTCTTCATATCCTCGTCCTTGCGGATGGAATCCTTCCAGTAAATCCGGTTTGTCGCCGCGTCAAACGCCACCACCGCATCCTGATTCGCCCCCTCGGTGGCATTGGAAGAAATTCCCGCCTTGATCATGACGTTCATCATCGTTTCGCTGGAACGCCAGACCGGCGTATAGACGCTGCGGACAATGCCGGTGCCGTCGATTCCGGAACCGTCCGGCCCTCTGGCGCCGGGACGGTCGAGCTTGGCGATCATATCGTCGATGTACGGCATCAGCGGCTCCGGACAGCTCACTGAAACGAATTGTTTGCCGCCGGCCGCGTAATTGATGCGGTCGGCGGAACCGTTTTCGGCATACCGCTTGATCGCCCCGAGAATGAAAGGGACGAGATCGTTGGCCTGCTGGTGTTTGAGTTCATAGAGCTTAGACACCATATAATTCTGGGCGTCGTCCTCGACAAACCGAATTTTCTGAACCTTCTCCGCCGGAATCGCGTCCACCGGCATTGCCGTTTCCTGCCCGGCCGCCGAAACGGCGGCCAGGACGGCCAGCGCGCCACCAAGAATCTGTTTCCCTACCGTCTGCTGCACTGCTCCGAATCTCCCGTTATGTATGTGCTTACTTCTACCTTCACCAGCCGCCGTTGCGACACGGCAGGGCGTTCCAGTCTTTTAACATAAGTTTCGTCGGTTAAAATTCGGTGAGGGAAATACTAGTTTTCGATGAGTTTTCCCAAAAAAATGATTAGGAAACGATTGGACAATCGTTTCCAGCCGGCGATTTTACGGCCCAGTTTCCCCGGCGGCGTTCTGCGCCGGGCTTTCTGATTTTTATTTCGTTAAAAAATCATCCGCCGGCTCGGGTCGGAAGCAAACGGCAACGCGCCTCATTCCGCCTCCGGCCGGACCGGCGAAAACTCCCGCTTTTTCCAAACCGCGCCGTCGCGCTCGAAACGGCAGGCGCGGGCCGCCGGAGAATTGAAGCGGATTTCGGCACGGCCGTCGGTAAAAAACAATGCCGCCCCGTCGGTCAGCGCCCAGGCAACCGCCGGGGTTCCGGCGCCTTCGATTTGTTCGAGCCGTTCGTCGAATCCCGCCCAGACGGCATCCTGATAATGCGGGCAGAACAGGATCGGCAGCGCACCGCACCCGGCAATCAGGTCGAAACGGCCGTCGGCAAAGTCATTGTATCCGGCAACCGTCCAGCAGATTGCTCCCGCGCTGTAACCCGCGACCACCGTCCCGTGTTCATAAGCGTCGCGCAGCGCGTCCGGCAGCGCGGCGCGCTCCCACGCCCCGGCCAGCCACTCGGTCATGCCGCCGCAAACCCAGATGATATCCGCCCCGGCGACTTTTTCGCGCAGTTCGGCCAGCGCAATACCGGCAGCAAGCAGCGGCACCGCCTCGATTCGGTCGCTCTGGCCGGCAAACATCGCCCGCGCCCCGGCAAAAGCCGCTTCACTGTCGCCCGCCGGCGCACAGAAGAGCAGAATCCGCGGATTGGCAATGCCGCTGAATGCAACGATTTGCCGCCCGATTTCCGCATCGGCTCCCCAGGCAAGGACCGCCCTGCGCGGCCGCGCGGCATCCGGCGACGGCAAGCCGGACTGGCGGCAGGAACAGAGCATCACCACAGCGGCCAGCAGGCCGGTGGCAATCCGGCCGTTCCGGCCGTACGACAAAAATTTCATAACCGAGTCTCCCTCCGTAATCCGCCAGCCGATGAAAAAGAAGAAGTTTCCGGCGTCCTATCTTTTCCCGGCCACTTTCCAAGCCGTCAAAACAGAGGGGGCGCAATACCCATTGACTTCCACGAATAAGCGAACTTGCATACAGGAAAAATAAATCGGCAAATCTTCTCCGTCAAGTCAGGAAGGCCCATCGCCGGCAGGAATTAATAAAAAATCGTCCCTTTCACCCGGTCGGACCGTTTTCGCCCTGCCGCTTGGACCGGAACCGGACAACGGGATACGCCTGGAGGCCGCCGGCAATTATCCGCAAGGGAATTTGCATCGCCGTCGTTCCGGCTGTATGGTACGGGGATAAAAAAAGGAATCGCCTCATGCAGGATTTTTTCGACAAACAAGCTTTCATTCTGGATATGGACGGCGTCGTCTATCACGGCAATCTGCTGCTGCCCGGCGCCGTCGAATTCGTCGACTGGTTGAAAAAGCACGATAAGAAATTCCTTTTCCTGACCAACGCCAGCGAACGGACGCCGCGCGAACTGCAGGAAAAGATGGCCCGGCTCGGCATTCAACTTGAGGAGAAGCAATTCTACACCAGCGCCCTGGCCACGGCCGAATTTCTGTCCCGGCAGCAGCCGCAGTGCACCGCTTTCGTCATCGGCGAAGCCGGTTTGTTCAACGCGCTGTATGAGCGCGGCATTTCGATGAACGACACCAATCCGGATTATGTCGTCGTCGGCGAAACCCGCTCCTACGGTTACGAACGGCTGGAAAAAGCGACGTTCCTGGTCCAGGACGGTGCCAAATTGATCGGCACCTGTCCGGACGTCTCCGGGCCGAGCGAAGCCGGCACCATTCCGGGCACCGGAGCGCTGATTTCCCCGATCGAACTGGTCACCGGCAAGAAGGCCTATTTCGTCGGCAAGCCCAACCCGCTGATGATGCGCCGGGCCGGCAAACGCCTGGACGTGCCGAGCTGCGAGACACTGATCATCGGCGACCGGATGGATACCGACATCATCGCCGGCGTCGAATCGGAAATCGACACGGTGCTGGTCTTAAGCGGCGTCACTTCCGAACGGGACCTGCAACGCTTTCCCTACCGGCCGAACCATATTTTCGCCGGACTGGCCGACATCGTCGTCCGGCTGAAGGAGTTCGAAGCGCGGCAGCATTGCTGACGACGCCGACGCATTTCGGTGAAAAGCGGCAATTTTCCCAAAAGAAAAGTTGTTTTTTAGCGGCGACTGGATATAGTAAGGAAAATAACCTGCTTGTCAGAACAGGATGCCTGTCCGGCGGTTGTGGAATTCGGACGCTATCAGCGTCCGGAAGATATTCTTTCCGGGTGTTGATACCGCGATTCCGCATCAAACGTTCGGGCCGAAAAGGCCGATGCTTTCCCGTTCCTGACAAGTCCAAACCAAGACTGCCGGTGTTGTACCGGCGCAAAACAAAGGACAAATCATGTCAGAACAAAAAGTCGTGTTCCAACTGGATGCCGGCCGCACCATGGAAATTTCCACCGGCAAGATGGCCAACCTCGCCAACGGCTCCTGCCTGGTGCGCCTCGGCGACACCATTGTTATTTCCGCCGCCTGCTCCGGCCCGGCCCGGCCCGGCACCGATTTCTTCCCGCTGCAGGTCGACTACCGGGAAAAATACAGCGCGGCCGGCCGCTTCCCCGGCGGCTATATCAAACGGGAAGGCCGTCCCAGTGAAAAAGAAATTCTGACCTGCCGGGTGACCGACCGGCCGTTGCGGCCGCTGTTCCCGGACGGTTTTTACGATGAAGTGCAGGTCTACGGCATGTTGTTGAGCGCCGACGGCGTCAATGAGCCGGACGTGCTGAGCATGCTGGGCGCCAGCACCGCGCTGGTGCTGTCCGACCTGCCGTTCCAGGGACCGATCGGCGCGGTGCGGGTCGGCAAGGTCGGCGGCAAACTGATCGCCAACCCGACGATCGCCGAAATGGCCGAAAGCACGATCGACCTGATCTACGCCGGTCTGCCGGACAAGGTGATCATGATCGAGGGCGAAGCCAATGAATGCCAGGAAGACGAATTGGCCGAAGCGATGTATTTCGCCAATGAAATCGTCAAAGTCCAGTGTGCCGCCCAGTTGGAGCTGGCCGCCAAAGCCGGCAAGACCAAAAAAACGCCGAAGCTCTATCTGGTGCCGCCGGAAATCACGGCCGGATTGCACGCTTTCTGTAGCGGTAAGATTGAAGAAGTCTGCCTGATTCCGGGTAAAAACGACCGGATGCAGGCGATGGACGAGCTGCTCGAAGCGGCGATGTTGACGATGCGGGGCGATTTCCCCGGCATGAGCGACGACGCATTCGGCTTGGAAATGCACAAGGCATTCGACGACCTGGTCCGGACAACAACCCGCAACGCCATCCTCGAAAAACAGTTCCGCCCGGACGGCCGCGGCATCGACGAAATCCGTCCGCTGTCCGCCGAAGTCGGCGTGCTGCCGATCGTTCACGGCAGCGGCCTGTTCTCCCGCGGCGAAACCCAGGCGCTGGTCGTCGCCACGCTCGGCAATGAAAAAGATTCGCAGGAATATGACAATATCACCGGTGACGGTACCCCGTTCTCCAAGCGGTTTTATCTGCAGTACAACTTCCCGAACTACAGCGTCGGCGAAGTCGGCCGGATCACCGGTCCCGGACGGCGCGAAATCGGTCACGGCGACTTGGCGGAACGCTCGGTTTCCAAAGTGATTCCGAAGGATTTCCCTTACGTCATCCGCTGCGTTTCCGAAGTGATGAGCTCGAACGGTTCGACCTCGATGGCC harbors:
- a CDS encoding Type 1 glutamine amidotransferase-like domain-containing protein yields the protein MKFLSYGRNGRIATGLLAAVVMLCSCRQSGLPSPDAARPRRAVLAWGADAEIGRQIVAFSGIANPRILLFCAPAGDSEAAFAGARAMFAGQSDRIEAVPLLAAGIALAELREKVAGADIIWVCGGMTEWLAGAWERAALPDALRDAYEHGTVVAGYSAGAICWTVAGYNDFADGRFDLIAGCGALPILFCPHYQDAVWAGFDERLEQIEGAGTPAVAWALTDGAALFFTDGRAEIRFNSPAARACRFERDGAVWKKREFSPVRPEAE
- a CDS encoding HAD-IIA family hydrolase, with amino-acid sequence MQDFFDKQAFILDMDGVVYHGNLLLPGAVEFVDWLKKHDKKFLFLTNASERTPRELQEKMARLGIQLEEKQFYTSALATAEFLSRQQPQCTAFVIGEAGLFNALYERGISMNDTNPDYVVVGETRSYGYERLEKATFLVQDGAKLIGTCPDVSGPSEAGTIPGTGALISPIELVTGKKAYFVGKPNPLMMRRAGKRLDVPSCETLIIGDRMDTDIIAGVESEIDTVLVLSGVTSERDLQRFPYRPNHIFAGLADIVVRLKEFEARQHC
- a CDS encoding polyribonucleotide nucleotidyltransferase gives rise to the protein MSEQKVVFQLDAGRTMEISTGKMANLANGSCLVRLGDTIVISAACSGPARPGTDFFPLQVDYREKYSAAGRFPGGYIKREGRPSEKEILTCRVTDRPLRPLFPDGFYDEVQVYGMLLSADGVNEPDVLSMLGASTALVLSDLPFQGPIGAVRVGKVGGKLIANPTIAEMAESTIDLIYAGLPDKVIMIEGEANECQEDELAEAMYFANEIVKVQCAAQLELAAKAGKTKKTPKLYLVPPEITAGLHAFCSGKIEEVCLIPGKNDRMQAMDELLEAAMLTMRGDFPGMSDDAFGLEMHKAFDDLVRTTTRNAILEKQFRPDGRGIDEIRPLSAEVGVLPIVHGSGLFSRGETQALVVATLGNEKDSQEYDNITGDGTPFSKRFYLQYNFPNYSVGEVGRITGPGRREIGHGDLAERSVSKVIPKDFPYVIRCVSEVMSSNGSTSMASVCGATLALMDAGVPIKSPVAGISCGLVTGGDQALLLTDIIGAEDHFGDMDFKVCGTKAGITGFQLDLKLPGISIDLLCQGMERNRLARYKILDTLTACIAEPRAEISERAPRLETIVINPAKIGALIGPGGKNIKAITEETQSSIDVDDDGNVKIMSPNKELLEKAKERVLGCTAEAEIGKIYRGKVVTVRDFGAFVEILPGLDGLLHISEMADYRVREVRDICQEGDFVTVKVIDIDQSGKIRLSRKAALKELGE